One stretch of Saccharopolyspora erythraea DNA includes these proteins:
- a CDS encoding UdgX family uracil-DNA binding protein (This protein belongs to the uracil DNA glycosylase superfamily, members of which act in excision repair of DNA. However, it belongs more specifically to UdgX branch, whose founding member was found to bind uracil in DNA (where it does not belong), without cleaving it, appears to promote DNA repair by a pathway involving RecA, rather than base excision.) produces the protein MQVSESTAEPFVPSRGGLRALRDAARDCRGCDLYKSATQTVFGSGPSRARLLFVGEQPGDREDIEGEPFVGPAGGLLDRALAEAGIERGDAYLTNAVKHFKFVPQDRGKRRIHKKPSTTEMRACRPWLVAELRVVRPEIVVCLGATAAQALMGGDFRISRERGVLLDFPEIAGVEPRPVSLLATTHPSAVVRAPDRREAYRGLVSDLEVVAAALGS, from the coding sequence ATGCAGGTCTCTGAGTCGACGGCCGAACCCTTCGTGCCTTCCCGGGGCGGACTGCGCGCGCTGCGCGACGCGGCGCGGGACTGCCGGGGCTGCGACCTCTACAAGTCGGCCACCCAGACGGTCTTCGGGTCCGGACCCTCGAGAGCGCGGTTGTTGTTCGTCGGCGAGCAGCCCGGGGACCGCGAGGACATCGAGGGCGAGCCGTTCGTCGGTCCGGCGGGCGGGCTGCTCGACCGCGCGCTCGCGGAGGCGGGCATCGAGCGCGGCGACGCCTACCTGACCAACGCCGTGAAGCACTTCAAGTTCGTGCCCCAGGACCGCGGCAAGCGCCGGATCCACAAGAAGCCGAGCACCACCGAGATGCGCGCCTGCCGGCCGTGGCTGGTCGCCGAGCTGCGGGTGGTGCGCCCCGAGATCGTCGTGTGCCTGGGCGCCACCGCGGCGCAGGCGCTGATGGGCGGCGACTTCCGCATCAGCAGGGAGCGCGGTGTGCTGCTGGACTTCCCCGAGATCGCAGGCGTCGAACCGCGCCCGGTGTCGTTGCTGGCCACCACCCACCCCTCGGCGGTGGTGCGGGCGCCGGACCGCCGCGAGGCGTACCGGGGCCTGGTCTCGGACCTGGAGGTCGTGGCCGCGGCGCTGGGGTCGTGA
- a CDS encoding response regulator — MVSEDIRVVVVDDHPVVTDGVRLLLRDNPAIRVVGSAADAATAVRLVGVAQPHVVLLDLRLPDAMASEIVAPLREAAPAARILVFTAYRDHAALQATLDAGVDGCLLKDAGATDLVSAVHQAAHGIPIFDPRVGERAAPRMRSRLHDTGLTQREYDVLRHAAAGRTNPEIAERLGLTRHTVTGYLRNAMRKLNARNRIELITKAAQSGLL, encoded by the coding sequence GTGGTGAGCGAGGACATCCGGGTCGTGGTCGTCGACGACCACCCCGTCGTCACCGACGGCGTCCGCCTGCTGCTGCGCGACAACCCCGCGATCCGCGTGGTCGGCAGCGCCGCCGACGCCGCCACCGCGGTGCGGCTGGTCGGCGTGGCGCAGCCGCACGTCGTCCTGCTGGACCTGCGGCTGCCGGATGCGATGGCCAGCGAGATCGTGGCTCCGCTGCGCGAGGCCGCCCCCGCGGCGCGCATCCTGGTGTTCACCGCCTACCGGGACCACGCGGCGCTGCAGGCGACGCTGGACGCGGGGGTCGACGGCTGCCTGCTCAAGGACGCGGGCGCGACCGACCTGGTCTCGGCCGTGCACCAGGCCGCGCACGGCATCCCGATCTTCGATCCGCGGGTCGGCGAGCGGGCCGCGCCCCGGATGCGCTCGCGCCTGCACGACACCGGGCTCACCCAGCGCGAGTACGACGTGCTGCGCCACGCCGCCGCCGGGCGGACCAACCCGGAGATCGCCGAGCGGCTGGGCCTGACCCGCCACACCGTCACCGGCTACCTGCGCAACGCGATGCGCAAGCTGAACGCGCGCAACCGGATCGAGCTCATCACCAAGGCCGCGCAGTCCGGGTTGCTGTAG
- a CDS encoding GNAT family N-acetyltransferase produces the protein MDWGITTADVRDAGEVMTVQRAAYVSEAQLYDNPHFSALSEPIEEIRDAIAAGRVLVAKAGTRIVGAVRGTRKGEECHVGRLVVAPDMRGRGIGAALLRAVEARNRTGVRRFVLFTGDRSVANIRLYLKAGYLETDRKVVAETLSLVYLAKPSE, from the coding sequence ATGGACTGGGGAATCACCACCGCGGACGTGCGGGACGCGGGCGAGGTCATGACCGTGCAGCGCGCGGCGTACGTGTCGGAGGCGCAGCTCTACGACAACCCGCATTTCTCCGCGCTGTCCGAGCCGATCGAGGAGATCCGCGACGCGATCGCGGCGGGCCGGGTGCTGGTGGCCAAGGCGGGCACGCGGATCGTCGGGGCGGTGCGCGGTACCCGGAAGGGCGAGGAGTGCCACGTCGGCCGTCTCGTGGTGGCGCCGGACATGCGGGGACGTGGCATCGGTGCGGCTCTGCTGCGCGCGGTCGAGGCCCGGAACAGGACGGGCGTGCGGCGTTTCGTGCTGTTCACCGGCGATCGGAGCGTTGCCAACATCCGCCTCTACCTCAAGGCCGGTTACCTGGAGACCGATCGGAAGGTGGTGGCCGAAACGTTGTCACTGGTCTACCTGGCGAAACCGTCGGAATGA
- a CDS encoding STAS domain-containing protein has protein sequence MTSFDSSVHADDVDPVGAAVQVSTSVEWRDKAAVLSVSGDVDMVTAPQVEQELSALLEQQPEVLVVDLAEVGFFASAGLTALVAAYKQAEGRTGLRVVATSSATVRPLKVTALDRKIPVFDSVEAALA, from the coding sequence GTGACTTCGTTCGATTCGTCTGTGCACGCTGATGATGTCGATCCCGTGGGCGCCGCGGTGCAGGTGTCCACATCCGTGGAATGGCGGGACAAGGCGGCGGTCCTGTCGGTGTCGGGAGACGTCGACATGGTGACCGCGCCGCAGGTCGAGCAGGAGCTCTCGGCCCTGCTGGAGCAGCAGCCCGAGGTCCTCGTGGTCGACCTCGCCGAGGTCGGTTTCTTCGCCTCGGCCGGGCTCACCGCCCTGGTGGCCGCCTACAAGCAGGCCGAAGGACGCACCGGGCTGCGGGTGGTCGCCACGAGCTCGGCGACCGTGCGTCCGCTGAAGGTGACCGCGCTCGACCGCAAGATCCCGGTGTTCGACTCGGTCGAGGCCGCCCTGGCCTGA
- a CDS encoding RNA polymerase sigma factor SigF, with translation MSTARTGSRNEYEDLEPLFAELAELDEQDGRHQELRDRLVTEHLPVAEHIARRFRHRGETHDDLVQVATLGLIKAVDRFDPGRGVSFMSYAVPTIMGEVRRHFRDAGWSVRMPRRMQELHLSVSSGISVLSQELGRAPTPSELAAHLELSVDDVQQGLEAGNAYRSASLDDLLTGTDDVPLGEAIGFDDSELAEVEDRETIRPLLAELPERERRILVMRFFRGMTQTEIAEQVGVSQMHVSRLLTRTLSWLRERLDGGSADEDGDRTG, from the coding sequence GTGAGCACCGCCAGGACCGGTTCGCGCAACGAGTACGAGGACCTGGAGCCGCTGTTCGCCGAGCTGGCCGAACTGGACGAGCAGGACGGCCGCCACCAGGAGCTGCGGGACCGGCTGGTCACCGAGCACCTGCCGGTCGCCGAGCACATCGCGCGCAGGTTCCGCCACCGCGGTGAGACCCACGACGACCTGGTGCAGGTCGCCACGCTGGGGCTGATCAAGGCGGTCGACCGGTTCGACCCCGGACGCGGAGTGAGCTTCATGTCCTACGCCGTGCCCACGATCATGGGCGAGGTGCGCAGGCACTTCCGCGACGCGGGCTGGTCGGTGCGCATGCCGCGCCGGATGCAGGAGCTGCACCTGTCGGTCTCCTCCGGGATCTCGGTGCTCTCGCAGGAGCTCGGTCGCGCGCCGACGCCCAGCGAGCTGGCCGCCCACCTCGAGCTCAGCGTCGACGACGTCCAGCAGGGCCTGGAGGCGGGCAACGCCTACCGCAGTGCGTCGCTGGACGACCTGCTCACCGGTACCGACGACGTGCCTCTGGGCGAGGCCATCGGCTTCGACGACTCCGAGCTCGCCGAGGTCGAGGACCGCGAGACGATCCGGCCGCTGCTGGCCGAACTGCCCGAGCGGGAGCGGCGGATCCTGGTGATGCGCTTCTTCCGCGGCATGACCCAGACCGAGATCGCCGAGCAGGTCGGTGTCTCCCAGATGCACGTCTCGCGGTTGCTGACGCGCACGCTGAGCTGGCTGCGCGAACGCCTCGACGGCGGGTCCGCCGACGAGGATGGCGACCGGACCGGGTGA
- a CDS encoding amidohydrolase family protein: MAPPSPFPRRRLLQAGGILAGGGMLGTRSAASADADGSATATITAGTNMSAAVSPDGSTVVVDVLSTLWAVPVQGGEGRRLTPRAMEVTQASWSPDGSSVVCQVYSEGYFHLYLVPTGSGVPRRLTEGPHDHREPHFSPDGTRIAFSSDRGGRYGIHVVDLATGRIAPWTAPTGEESQPRWSPDGSRIAVVVDNAAIDAVNEAGERTRLAESDGSRLYAPGWHPDGNTIAHVEMDGPLPRNQGAGTARIVVAGTVVSAPEEDVFPFAPTWLSAARLLYTADGRIRVRDLPSGVHRDIAFSVSAPVRTPKPTAPAAFPEAGRHPVRGIAGPVLSPGGDRIAFCALGDLWVSDLDGRAQRLTHDRFHVCDPAWSPDGGRIAYCSDRSGTTGIWVRDLRTGDEHRLTAPASAAVSPSWSPDGTRLAFQDRDGATHVLTLSTGEVREVVDAVRAPGRPTWSPDGATIAFAAQRPVSRRFREGANQILTVRVETGAIAYHEVLPNRSLSGRGVDGPVWSPDGSSYAFVMGAVLWVVPVDASGAPTRLPRQVTTEIADAPSWHPDSRTLLYLSLGELRMADSREGISRAVPLNLTWSPARVSGRTVVRAGALWDGVRDVLRRDVDLVIDGDRIGEVTSRREWPHSAVVDASGLTVLPGLVDMHAHVHLEGRFFGSRQGRLWLSFGVTSVRSPGDPAYLAVQHREATASGDRLGPRYFAAGEPIDGSRVYYGFTRPTADPREAARELERARALRYDLLKTYVRLPSTAQEQVVRAGTGLPVTSHYAYPAARFGVHGMEHLGATSRLGYSQTLSRLGRSYGDVVALISRAGMSITPTLFVSAVLLAGDESWLTDERITRLYPTWERDALRETMALVSRTPETTAGLRKMLAANVDTVRRISDAGGLVVCGTDAPIDHLGVSLHLNLRALVAHGMTAGDALRTATGNAARALNASDQLGAVLPGRYADLTVVDGDPLSDITRAAAVRKVMVGGVLHEVTELLDFPAQERTPAAQRSAPQPRSELWWHGRHDALHACC, from the coding sequence ATGGCACCACCCTCGCCCTTCCCTCGCCGCCGCCTGCTGCAGGCCGGCGGCATCCTCGCCGGCGGCGGGATGCTCGGCACACGCTCCGCGGCGAGCGCGGATGCCGACGGCAGCGCCACCGCGACGATCACCGCCGGTACGAACATGTCGGCCGCCGTCTCACCCGACGGATCGACCGTGGTGGTCGATGTGCTCAGCACGTTGTGGGCGGTGCCCGTTCAGGGCGGGGAAGGCCGGCGGCTCACCCCGCGGGCGATGGAGGTGACCCAGGCGTCCTGGTCGCCGGACGGAAGTTCCGTGGTCTGCCAGGTGTATTCGGAAGGCTACTTCCACCTGTACCTCGTGCCCACCGGCAGCGGCGTACCACGCAGGCTCACCGAAGGCCCGCACGACCACCGGGAACCGCACTTCTCGCCTGACGGCACGCGCATCGCGTTCTCGTCCGACCGCGGCGGCCGGTACGGCATCCACGTGGTCGACCTCGCGACGGGCCGGATCGCGCCGTGGACCGCGCCCACCGGCGAGGAGTCGCAGCCGAGGTGGTCGCCCGACGGGAGCCGGATAGCCGTGGTGGTCGACAACGCCGCCATCGACGCGGTGAACGAGGCCGGGGAGCGCACGCGGCTCGCCGAGTCCGACGGCTCTCGCCTGTACGCGCCCGGCTGGCACCCGGACGGGAACACGATCGCCCACGTCGAGATGGACGGCCCGTTGCCCCGCAACCAGGGTGCCGGCACGGCTCGGATCGTCGTCGCCGGGACGGTCGTGTCCGCGCCGGAGGAGGACGTGTTCCCCTTCGCACCCACCTGGTTGTCGGCAGCCCGCCTCCTCTACACCGCCGACGGCCGGATACGGGTCCGGGACCTGCCCTCCGGAGTACACCGCGACATCGCGTTCAGCGTGTCGGCCCCGGTGCGCACTCCGAAGCCGACTGCCCCGGCCGCGTTCCCCGAAGCGGGCCGCCACCCCGTTCGCGGCATCGCCGGCCCGGTCCTCTCCCCCGGCGGCGACCGGATCGCCTTCTGCGCGCTCGGCGATCTCTGGGTGAGCGACCTGGACGGACGGGCCCAGCGCCTGACCCACGACCGCTTCCACGTCTGCGACCCGGCGTGGTCGCCGGACGGAGGCCGGATCGCCTACTGCAGCGACCGGTCGGGCACCACCGGAATCTGGGTGCGCGACCTGCGAACCGGCGACGAGCACCGCCTCACCGCCCCTGCCTCGGCGGCGGTGTCGCCGTCGTGGTCACCGGACGGGACGCGCCTGGCGTTCCAGGACCGGGACGGCGCGACCCACGTGCTCACACTCTCCACCGGCGAAGTGCGCGAGGTGGTCGACGCGGTGCGCGCCCCGGGACGGCCTACCTGGTCACCGGACGGTGCGACGATCGCCTTCGCGGCGCAACGGCCGGTGTCGCGGCGCTTCAGGGAAGGCGCGAACCAGATCCTCACCGTCCGGGTCGAAACCGGGGCGATCGCCTACCACGAGGTGCTGCCGAACCGCTCGCTGAGCGGGCGCGGGGTGGACGGGCCGGTGTGGTCGCCCGACGGTTCGTCGTACGCGTTCGTCATGGGTGCCGTGCTGTGGGTGGTGCCCGTCGATGCCTCCGGCGCGCCGACCCGCCTACCGCGCCAGGTCACCACCGAGATCGCCGACGCGCCGTCGTGGCACCCCGACTCGCGGACACTGCTGTACCTCAGCCTCGGTGAACTGCGCATGGCCGACTCCCGCGAGGGCATCTCCCGCGCGGTTCCGCTGAACCTCACCTGGTCCCCGGCCCGCGTCAGCGGGCGAACCGTGGTGCGGGCGGGCGCGCTGTGGGACGGGGTCCGCGACGTGCTCCGCCGCGACGTCGACCTCGTGATCGACGGCGACCGCATCGGCGAAGTCACCTCGCGCCGGGAGTGGCCGCACAGCGCGGTCGTCGACGCTTCCGGGCTCACCGTGCTGCCCGGCCTGGTCGACATGCACGCGCACGTCCACCTCGAAGGCCGGTTCTTCGGCTCCCGCCAGGGCAGGCTGTGGCTGTCCTTCGGCGTGACCAGCGTGCGTTCCCCCGGCGATCCCGCCTACCTCGCCGTGCAGCACCGGGAGGCGACCGCCTCGGGTGACCGGCTCGGTCCCCGCTACTTCGCGGCGGGCGAGCCGATCGACGGCAGCCGGGTGTACTACGGCTTCACCCGGCCGACAGCCGACCCGCGGGAGGCGGCCCGAGAGCTCGAGCGGGCACGTGCGCTGCGCTACGACCTGCTCAAGACCTACGTCCGGCTGCCGTCGACAGCCCAGGAGCAGGTGGTCCGCGCCGGAACGGGTCTGCCGGTGACCTCGCACTACGCCTACCCGGCGGCGCGGTTCGGGGTGCACGGCATGGAGCACCTGGGCGCGACCAGCAGGCTCGGCTACTCCCAGACGCTGAGCAGGCTCGGCCGCTCCTACGGCGACGTGGTCGCGCTGATCAGCCGGGCAGGAATGTCGATCACACCAACCCTGTTCGTTTCCGCCGTCCTGCTGGCCGGCGACGAATCGTGGCTCACCGACGAACGGATCACCAGGCTCTACCCCACGTGGGAACGCGACGCGCTGCGCGAGACGATGGCGCTGGTGTCGCGAACACCCGAGACCACAGCGGGACTCCGGAAGATGCTCGCGGCCAATGTGGACACCGTGCGCCGGATCAGCGACGCCGGTGGTCTCGTGGTCTGCGGAACCGACGCCCCGATCGACCACCTCGGCGTCAGCCTGCACCTGAACCTGCGCGCACTGGTCGCCCACGGTATGACCGCAGGCGACGCCCTCCGCACGGCCACCGGCAACGCCGCGCGAGCGCTCAACGCGAGCGACCAGCTCGGCGCGGTGCTGCCGGGCAGGTACGCCGACCTCACCGTGGTCGACGGCGACCCGCTGTCGGACATCACCCGTGCCGCCGCGGTGCGCAAGGTGATGGTCGGCGGTGTCCTGCACGAGGTGACCGAGCTGCTCGACTTCCCCGCGCAGGAGCGGACACCAGCGGCGCAGCGGTCCGCGCCGCAGCCCCGCTCGGAGTTGTGGTGGCACGGCCGCCACGACGCCTTGCACGCCTGCTGCTGA
- a CDS encoding ATP-binding protein, which translates to MNIDWPAPGAPADPADLHCAGVPAEPRQLSRLRHRLVQWAARTALGTDQSEALVLATYEALANTAAHAYPDGTGVVDLHASYHPASGSVEVTVTDHGRWRPPPADRDGLGGRGLVLIRNMTDHTDVEFGPAGTRVTMRWNLQRTTAQTV; encoded by the coding sequence ATGAACATCGACTGGCCCGCACCAGGCGCGCCCGCGGACCCGGCTGACCTGCACTGCGCCGGGGTACCCGCCGAACCGCGGCAGCTGTCGCGGCTGCGTCACCGGTTGGTGCAGTGGGCGGCGCGCACCGCGCTTGGCACAGACCAGTCCGAAGCACTGGTGTTGGCGACCTACGAGGCGTTGGCCAACACCGCCGCGCACGCCTACCCCGACGGGACGGGCGTGGTGGACCTGCACGCGAGCTACCACCCCGCGTCTGGGTCGGTGGAGGTGACGGTGACCGACCACGGCCGGTGGCGGCCGCCGCCGGCCGACCGCGACGGGCTCGGCGGGCGCGGCCTGGTGCTCATCCGGAACATGACCGACCACACCGACGTCGAGTTCGGCCCCGCTGGTACCCGGGTGACCATGCGCTGGAACCTCCAACGCACGACGGCTCAGACCGTCTGA
- a CDS encoding ATP-binding protein — protein sequence MVDGQPGAAVSNAVEIRVAAQPGPLAVMRAVAGDLAIRADFDVDAIADVRLAVDEACATLVALALPGTWLTCRFRTEHDRLVFTAEVVGEHAAGPRTDTFGWRVLTALADEISSGHDPVGDGTHVVRVELAKSRVEVPG from the coding sequence ATGGTCGATGGCCAGCCCGGAGCGGCCGTGTCCAACGCGGTGGAGATCCGGGTGGCCGCGCAGCCGGGACCGCTGGCGGTGATGCGCGCGGTCGCGGGCGACCTGGCCATCCGCGCGGACTTCGACGTCGACGCCATCGCCGACGTGCGGCTGGCGGTGGACGAGGCGTGCGCGACGCTGGTCGCGCTCGCGCTGCCCGGAACGTGGCTGACCTGCCGGTTCCGCACCGAGCACGACAGGCTCGTGTTCACCGCCGAGGTGGTCGGCGAGCACGCCGCCGGACCGCGCACCGACACCTTCGGCTGGCGGGTCCTCACCGCGCTGGCCGACGAGATCAGCAGCGGCCACGACCCGGTCGGCGACGGCACCCACGTGGTGCGCGTCGAGCTCGCGAAGTCACGGGTGGAGGTACCCGGGTGA
- a CDS encoding SRPBCC family protein translates to MTLHAKSVDVACPVHTVYNQWTQFAEFPRFMEGVESVQQLTDTRTHWVVSVGGVRREFDAVVTEQHPDERVAWRSTTGPKHSGVVTVHRLDDERTRVHLQWEFEPEGAVEKAGEVTGAVGTRVQDDLERFKEFVESRGQETGQWRGDVSAAPQQHQSTEL, encoded by the coding sequence GTGACTTTGCACGCGAAGTCGGTGGACGTGGCCTGCCCCGTGCACACCGTCTACAACCAGTGGACGCAGTTCGCCGAGTTCCCGAGGTTCATGGAGGGCGTGGAAAGCGTCCAGCAGCTCACCGACACGCGCACGCACTGGGTGGTCTCGGTCGGCGGGGTCCGGCGGGAGTTCGACGCGGTGGTCACCGAGCAGCATCCCGACGAGCGCGTTGCGTGGCGCTCGACCACCGGGCCGAAGCATTCCGGCGTGGTCACCGTGCACCGCCTCGACGACGAACGCACCCGCGTGCACCTCCAGTGGGAGTTCGAGCCCGAAGGCGCGGTCGAGAAGGCCGGCGAGGTCACCGGGGCGGTCGGGACGCGCGTCCAGGACGACCTGGAGCGCTTCAAGGAGTTCGTGGAGTCCCGCGGGCAGGAAACCGGTCAGTGGCGCGGTGATGTGTCCGCGGCACCGCAGCAGCACCAGTCGACCGAACTGTGA
- a CDS encoding GAF domain-containing sensor histidine kinase produces MVDTSGVGVGRGHRASEERAAEQGVRFDELLDEHSQVLNLLDDTVALRGLAQRIRDECGAHIGLAGPVESDRLLVLRQWNGTWADGLHDLHVPMGLGLGGLSFAELRPVWVDDYCASELITHDFDRPISADGIRTMLAVPMVRAGRVHGVVYAAMREITDFGGRRLDAAVNVANSGGLALQTANAARRQRETAAAAERRRIASALHDSVGAQLFRIGAELRDLRTHAEDGSTALLDRLVSLENQIAETASAFRESVHALDHGEPSGGLAATLSGDCAAFQRRTGVTAQAVEIGTTPDCGPHRTRVLVAAAREALLNVEKHAAAHSVLISVIALDDGVAVSVADDGNGWNGHGAGHNGIGLRSTADRVEEVGGTMSVVTNEDGGLTVRVWVPLW; encoded by the coding sequence ATGGTCGACACGTCTGGGGTCGGGGTGGGGCGAGGACACCGCGCGAGCGAGGAGCGGGCCGCGGAGCAGGGCGTCCGGTTCGACGAGCTCCTCGACGAGCACTCCCAGGTGCTGAACCTGCTCGACGACACGGTCGCCCTGCGCGGGCTCGCCCAGCGGATCCGCGACGAGTGCGGCGCGCACATCGGCCTGGCAGGGCCCGTGGAGTCCGACCGGTTGCTGGTGCTGCGGCAGTGGAACGGCACCTGGGCCGACGGGCTGCACGACCTGCACGTGCCGATGGGTCTGGGCCTGGGCGGGCTGTCCTTCGCCGAGCTGCGGCCGGTCTGGGTGGACGACTACTGCGCATCCGAGCTGATCACGCACGACTTCGACCGGCCGATCTCGGCCGACGGGATCCGGACGATGCTGGCGGTGCCCATGGTCCGGGCCGGGCGGGTCCACGGCGTGGTCTACGCGGCGATGCGCGAGATCACCGACTTCGGGGGCAGGCGGCTCGACGCCGCGGTGAACGTCGCCAACAGCGGCGGACTGGCCTTGCAGACCGCGAACGCGGCGCGGCGCCAGCGCGAGACGGCCGCGGCCGCCGAGCGGCGCCGGATCGCCTCCGCGCTGCACGACTCGGTCGGCGCCCAGCTGTTCCGGATCGGCGCCGAGCTGCGCGACCTGCGCACGCACGCCGAAGACGGCAGCACCGCGCTGCTGGACCGCCTGGTGTCGCTGGAGAACCAGATCGCCGAGACGGCCTCGGCGTTCCGCGAGTCGGTGCACGCCCTCGACCACGGCGAACCCTCCGGCGGGCTGGCGGCCACCCTGTCGGGCGACTGCGCGGCGTTCCAGCGGCGCACCGGAGTCACGGCGCAGGCCGTGGAGATCGGCACCACGCCCGACTGCGGCCCGCACCGCACGCGGGTGCTGGTCGCGGCGGCACGCGAGGCGCTGCTCAACGTCGAGAAGCACGCCGCCGCGCATTCGGTGCTGATCAGCGTGATCGCGCTCGACGACGGCGTCGCCGTGTCGGTGGCAGACGACGGCAACGGCTGGAACGGCCACGGTGCGGGGCACAACGGCATCGGGCTGCGGTCGACCGCCGACCGCGTCGAGGAGGTCGGCGGGACCATGTCCGTGGTGACCAACGAGGATGGTGGCCTGACCGTGCGCGTCTGGGTTCCGCTGTGGTGA